From the Candidatus Bathyarchaeota archaeon genome, one window contains:
- a CDS encoding flavin reductase family protein produces the protein MSGKVEVNSQYSYRLIHPMHTFLVSCAGADGKPNVSAVAWVMPVSNDPALVAISLSPKRHSHTLIEASQEFVINVPTLELLQSVYACGSFSGRSFDKFKKAGLTAAPAKKVKAPIVQECIAHIECKVYDQVTAGDHTLFIGKILQTYADPGVFTERYSLENAKMLYHAGGNNFALLDPKIYKP, from the coding sequence ATGTCTGGAAAAGTTGAAGTGAACTCGCAGTATTCGTATCGGCTTATTCATCCTATGCATACCTTTTTGGTTTCCTGTGCGGGTGCGGATGGTAAACCTAACGTTTCGGCTGTGGCTTGGGTTATGCCCGTTAGCAATGACCCCGCGTTGGTGGCAATTAGCCTCTCACCTAAACGTCATTCTCACACGCTTATTGAGGCATCGCAAGAATTCGTGATTAACGTTCCAACCCTTGAGCTTTTGCAGTCCGTTTACGCGTGCGGCTCATTTAGCGGCAGAAGTTTTGACAAATTCAAGAAAGCAGGCCTAACCGCTGCGCCAGCCAAAAAAGTCAAAGCCCCAATCGTGCAGGAATGCATAGCCCACATAGAATGCAAAGTCTACGACCAAGTAACCGCAGGCGACCACACCCTATTCATCGGAAAAATCCTTCAAACCTACGCAGATCCAGGCGTCTTCACAGAACGCTACTCGCTCGAAAACGCAAAAATGCTCTACCACGCAGGTGGCAACAACTTCGCCCTACTAGACCCCAAAATCTACAAACCCTAA
- a CDS encoding ABC transporter permease: MAVTKNWIRSRSGLFFSIMFPILLLVVFGSIFSNVGGASSYGLFVQNMDQTNGEPTELSQAFVDALNSTETFAITTIPPDANATTYAQDALGPLGGNMRILVISEGFHDDLINGTMRVRLGICHDTLNMSYEYFAPYINGTEAAQIQEGMEQMQLFIDEFPEVNASLTIMLDSGDQSAGTVYSIIGSVANAFNYELIGAKNIIVINQESVTSTQFSTVDFYIPGITAAFIMTNGIIGLTSTNTEFKRRGIIKRLSITPLTKMDWVIGSILSQTLLNLILAFIMIGVGWLLFDVRVIPDAITILMIFLGSVMFSGIGMSLAGLFKDIEAANAVGNAIAFPMMFLSGTFFPLEMMPDYLQTISKVLPLTYFSEGLKAAMITQNLDTIIFNITIVAAIAVAFIIIGTLVTRWKSK, translated from the coding sequence ATGGCGGTTACTAAGAACTGGATTAGAAGCCGCTCAGGCTTGTTCTTTAGCATCATGTTCCCGATTTTGCTGCTTGTGGTTTTCGGCTCGATTTTCTCTAACGTGGGCGGCGCAAGCAGCTACGGCTTATTTGTGCAGAACATGGACCAAACCAACGGCGAACCCACAGAGCTCTCACAAGCCTTCGTGGACGCACTCAACAGCACCGAAACATTTGCCATAACCACCATTCCGCCAGACGCGAACGCCACAACCTACGCCCAAGACGCCCTTGGACCCTTAGGCGGCAACATGCGCATACTCGTCATATCCGAAGGCTTCCATGACGACCTGATAAACGGAACCATGCGCGTACGCCTAGGCATTTGCCATGACACCCTGAACATGTCCTACGAGTACTTTGCACCGTACATCAACGGAACTGAAGCTGCCCAAATCCAAGAGGGCATGGAACAGATGCAACTGTTCATCGACGAGTTCCCCGAAGTAAACGCTTCTTTAACTATAATGCTGGATTCAGGTGACCAATCCGCTGGAACCGTATACAGCATCATCGGCAGCGTAGCCAACGCGTTTAACTACGAACTCATCGGAGCCAAAAACATAATCGTCATCAACCAAGAATCCGTAACCTCCACACAATTTAGCACTGTAGACTTCTACATCCCAGGCATAACCGCAGCCTTCATCATGACCAATGGCATAATCGGGTTAACCTCCACTAACACCGAATTCAAACGCCGCGGCATCATCAAACGCCTCTCCATAACGCCTCTCACCAAGATGGACTGGGTCATAGGCTCCATCCTAAGCCAGACCCTTCTAAACCTTATACTTGCCTTCATCATGATAGGCGTAGGCTGGCTGCTCTTCGACGTCCGCGTAATACCCGACGCCATAACCATCCTTATGATATTCTTGGGTTCAGTCATGTTCTCAGGCATAGGCATGAGCCTCGCAGGGCTGTTCAAAGACATAGAAGCCGCCAACGCAGTCGGAAACGCCATAGCCTTCCCCATGATGTTCCTCTCAGGCACCTTCTTCCCCTTAGAAATGATGCCCGACTACCTACAAACAATCTCCAAAGTCCTGCCCCTAACCTACTTCTCAGAAGGACTCAAAGCCGCCATGATAACCCAAAACCTCGACACCATCATATTCAACATCACCATCGTCGCCGCCATCGCAGTAGCCTTCATCATCATCGGAACCCTCGTCACACGCTGGAAAAGCAAATAA
- a CDS encoding tryptophan--tRNA ligase, producing the protein MVAPDSSAENNNGEMVVTPWEVKGKVDYERLIREFGTQPLTDELLDKVAKYTDELHLQIQRHIFFSHRDLDTVLNLYEQGKKFVLYTGRGPSGPVHIGHLVPWIFTKHLQEKFDTRLYFQMTDDEKYLISDRATLKQTRQNAYENALDLIAVGFKPENTFIIYDVEDMDLLYDIILEIAKRITYSTARSTFGFQDSTNIGWVFWPAIQAAPCFLHKKLTGENVPALIPAAIDQDPYWRVTRDIAPKLGYHKPAQIHCRFLPGLAAGGKMSASMPETSIFTMDPPDVVKKKIWNAFTGGKGTAAEQRKLGANPHVCSIFQYYFYLFEEDNQKLSERERKCQAGEMLCGECKKDIVEKLNKFLEQHRERREKAKDTINQYHIKR; encoded by the coding sequence ATGGTCGCCCCCGATAGCAGTGCAGAAAACAATAATGGCGAGATGGTGGTTACGCCTTGGGAGGTTAAGGGTAAAGTTGATTATGAGCGGCTTATTCGCGAGTTTGGTACGCAGCCCTTAACTGATGAGCTTCTTGATAAAGTTGCAAAGTACACCGACGAGCTTCACTTGCAGATTCAGCGTCACATCTTCTTTAGCCACCGCGACCTAGACACTGTGCTTAACCTGTACGAGCAAGGCAAAAAATTCGTTCTCTACACAGGCAGAGGTCCCTCAGGACCCGTACACATCGGGCACCTTGTTCCCTGGATATTCACCAAGCACCTGCAAGAAAAATTCGACACGCGCCTGTACTTCCAGATGACCGACGACGAAAAATACCTCATCAGCGACCGCGCCACCCTCAAGCAGACACGCCAAAACGCGTATGAAAACGCCCTTGACCTCATAGCAGTTGGGTTCAAACCCGAAAACACGTTTATCATCTACGATGTTGAAGACATGGATTTGCTCTACGACATCATCCTTGAAATCGCCAAACGCATCACCTACAGCACGGCACGCAGCACCTTTGGCTTCCAAGACAGCACCAACATCGGCTGGGTATTCTGGCCCGCCATACAAGCCGCTCCCTGCTTTTTGCACAAAAAACTCACAGGCGAAAACGTCCCCGCCCTAATCCCCGCAGCCATCGACCAAGACCCGTACTGGCGCGTAACCCGAGACATCGCCCCAAAACTCGGCTACCACAAACCCGCCCAAATCCACTGCCGCTTCCTCCCCGGATTAGCTGCAGGAGGCAAAATGAGCGCGAGCATGCCTGAAACCAGCATATTCACCATGGACCCCCCCGACGTCGTCAAAAAGAAAATCTGGAACGCGTTTACGGGCGGCAAAGGAACCGCAGCCGAGCAACGCAAACTAGGCGCAAACCCGCACGTATGCAGCATATTCCAATACTACTTTTACCTGTTTGAAGAAGACAACCAGAAGCTATCGGAGCGCGAACGCAAATGCCAAGCAGGCGAAATGCTCTGCGGAGAATGCAAAAAAGACATCGTCGAAAAACTAAACAAGTTCTTGGAGCAGCATCGTGAGCGCCGAGAAAAAGCCAAAGACACCATCAACCAGTACCACATCAAACGTTAA
- a CDS encoding flavodoxin family protein yields MQAVIFDGAAEDDLAVNEIETALCSQLRRSGWAVELIKLREKQIAECLGCFGCWIKTPGECVIDDYGRETTKKVVQSDLLIWVTPITFGGYSSELKKAIDRIIPMLMPYFESYHGEIHHQMRYEKSPKLIVIGTHAANTQTTDTFKALTLRNALNMRPPKYAVGTFQTDQSTKEASAFVGDLLKQVEVVA; encoded by the coding sequence ATGCAAGCTGTAATTTTTGATGGAGCCGCTGAAGATGATTTGGCGGTTAATGAAATTGAGACTGCATTGTGCAGTCAGCTACGCCGTAGCGGCTGGGCGGTAGAGCTAATCAAGCTTCGGGAAAAACAAATCGCAGAATGCCTTGGCTGTTTTGGCTGCTGGATAAAAACTCCCGGAGAATGCGTCATCGACGACTACGGCAGAGAAACCACAAAAAAAGTCGTGCAAAGCGACCTGCTAATCTGGGTCACTCCAATAACTTTTGGCGGATACTCTTCAGAACTAAAAAAAGCAATTGACCGCATCATACCCATGCTGATGCCCTACTTTGAATCCTACCACGGAGAAATCCACCACCAAATGCGCTACGAAAAATCGCCCAAACTAATAGTCATCGGAACCCACGCCGCCAACACGCAAACCACCGACACCTTCAAGGCGCTGACCCTTAGAAACGCCCTAAACATGCGACCCCCAAAATATGCCGTCGGAACCTTCCAAACCGACCAAAGCACCAAGGAAGCCTCAGCGTTTGTCGGTGACTTGCTCAAGCAGGTGGAGGTAGTTGCATGA
- a CDS encoding DUF5518 domain-containing protein — MINSVILASLVGFITTIFAGITLGIVIPFFGVFIGIFLGGFTAGVIAQGAGRGALAGFLSGMFGAVIMAVFAVVGTALLTGIVSSVAGSIFGGAMGFTIGILAGIIAVVGTVTATIGGAIGGAAAK; from the coding sequence ATGATAAACAGCGTAATCCTAGCTTCCCTTGTAGGCTTCATAACAACCATATTCGCAGGGATAACCTTAGGCATAGTCATACCGTTTTTTGGCGTTTTTATAGGCATATTTTTGGGTGGCTTTACAGCAGGAGTTATAGCGCAAGGAGCTGGACGAGGAGCCCTCGCAGGATTTTTGTCAGGCATGTTTGGAGCAGTCATCATGGCAGTATTTGCAGTTGTAGGTACAGCTTTGTTAACAGGCATAGTTTCTAGCGTTGCAGGCAGCATATTTGGCGGTGCAATGGGCTTCACCATAGGAATACTCGCGGGTATAATCGCAGTAGTAGGCACCGTCACAGCAACCATAGGCGGAGCAATCGGCGGAGCAGCAGCAAAATAA
- a CDS encoding EVE domain-containing protein: MSNYWIFKVTSETGGLFGRTAQELFDHRTKEEFWPIRELSEDGKRENKIDLLRKGDKAVFYAVGKNSGRFVGTCVLASDYTRLTEEQAAQVVHKEYIDSEQGVFIEKVDRWAKPLPADYLRRKEILAQKGTAISVRFRGYIKKLKRPEEYYALLQEHELYF, translated from the coding sequence TTGAGTAATTACTGGATTTTCAAGGTAACAAGCGAAACAGGCGGATTGTTTGGCAGAACAGCGCAGGAACTGTTTGACCACCGCACCAAAGAGGAGTTTTGGCCAATCAGGGAACTCTCTGAAGACGGCAAACGCGAGAACAAAATTGACCTGCTAAGGAAAGGGGACAAAGCAGTTTTCTATGCGGTGGGCAAAAATAGCGGTCGCTTCGTGGGCACCTGTGTCTTGGCTTCAGATTATACGCGGTTAACTGAGGAGCAAGCCGCCCAAGTCGTCCACAAAGAGTACATAGACTCTGAGCAGGGCGTGTTCATCGAAAAAGTTGACCGATGGGCTAAACCCTTACCCGCGGATTACCTACGACGAAAAGAAATTCTTGCCCAAAAAGGCACAGCCATCAGCGTTCGCTTCAGAGGATACATCAAAAAACTAAAACGCCCCGAAGAATACTACGCGCTACTGCAAGAACACGAACTATACTTCTAA
- a CDS encoding NAD(P)H-dependent oxidoreductase, translated as MNAPKSVLLINGSPRCEKSNSRAIAKNLTDKLEKKGVKSSEATVVRLINTAQGRKKLLDLVDAADILVLAAPLYVDSIPSFTIKAMELICSHRKATSQPRRSMLVPVMNCGFPEIEHMKIAVQIMQHFALESNLEWGGEVIVGMGEALNGELSDENKMTRNLIKGLGLASEALVQGQVISDEAKTLTVKPFLPLFVSKPMLRWFGRRVWNKQAKQNGAQDKMRAKPYAP; from the coding sequence ATGAACGCGCCCAAATCTGTCTTGTTGATAAACGGCAGCCCCAGATGCGAAAAAAGCAACTCACGCGCTATCGCAAAAAACCTAACCGACAAACTGGAGAAGAAAGGCGTAAAATCCAGCGAAGCCACCGTTGTTAGGCTAATTAACACTGCGCAGGGACGCAAAAAACTCTTGGACCTTGTGGACGCTGCGGACATTTTGGTTCTTGCCGCGCCCCTCTACGTTGACAGTATCCCCTCGTTTACCATAAAAGCCATGGAACTAATCTGCAGCCACCGCAAAGCCACATCCCAACCCCGCCGGTCTATGCTGGTTCCTGTTATGAACTGCGGCTTTCCCGAAATAGAGCACATGAAAATCGCGGTCCAAATCATGCAACACTTTGCTTTGGAGTCAAATCTTGAGTGGGGTGGTGAGGTCATTGTTGGTATGGGCGAGGCTTTGAATGGTGAATTAAGTGATGAAAACAAGATGACTAGAAACTTGATTAAGGGGCTTGGTTTGGCTTCTGAGGCTCTTGTTCAGGGACAGGTTATTTCGGATGAGGCCAAGACTTTGACTGTTAAACCGTTTCTACCGCTGTTTGTATCAAAGCCGATGCTGCGTTGGTTTGGGCGCCGCGTGTGGAACAAGCAAGCAAAACAAAATGGCGCTCAAGACAAGATGCGAGCAAAACCATACGCGCCTTAG
- a CDS encoding TetR/AcrR family transcriptional regulator produces MTVERKEKEKELRRSQILDAAQELFFSESYDKITIASIAKAAQLAKGTLYLYFSSKEALYCAVSLRGARLLNEMFHEAVAGKPSGLEKASALGMTYYEFYRRYPQYFEMCMHAENLPTVCSDDVNALELQRVSFANLEVVLNAITEGTHDGSIKPDLDPLLTSIFLIQSTRTMIQLPTSFKMILTQTGTDQAATVKFALQALRHFLQNTENKKLEEKK; encoded by the coding sequence TTGACGGTTGAACGAAAAGAAAAAGAAAAAGAACTGCGGCGAAGTCAGATTCTCGATGCTGCTCAGGAGCTTTTCTTCTCTGAAAGCTACGACAAAATCACCATTGCCTCAATTGCCAAGGCGGCGCAGCTTGCTAAAGGCACGTTGTATCTGTATTTTTCCAGTAAGGAGGCGCTTTATTGTGCGGTTTCTCTGAGGGGGGCTCGGTTGTTAAATGAGATGTTTCATGAAGCAGTAGCTGGGAAGCCGTCGGGGTTGGAGAAGGCTTCTGCGCTTGGCATGACCTATTACGAATTCTATAGGCGCTATCCTCAGTATTTTGAGATGTGTATGCACGCTGAGAACCTGCCCACGGTGTGCAGTGATGACGTTAACGCTTTAGAGTTGCAGCGGGTAAGCTTTGCAAACCTCGAAGTAGTGCTAAACGCTATAACAGAGGGTACCCACGACGGCTCCATAAAACCTGACCTAGACCCCCTGTTGACCTCGATTTTCCTCATACAATCCACACGAACCATGATACAGCTTCCAACAAGCTTCAAAATGATTCTCACGCAAACAGGCACAGACCAAGCTGCAACCGTAAAATTCGCCCTGCAGGCGCTACGTCATTTCCTACAAAACACCGAAAACAAAAAACTGGAGGAGAAAAAATAG